Proteins from a genomic interval of Mesobacillus sp. S13:
- a CDS encoding metal ABC transporter permease produces MISGLLQYEFLQNAFLTGMIIGVIAPLLGVFIVVRRLSLIADALSHVTLAGIAASLLLEKKFLIFSGLNPLYMGMAFSVGGSLFIEKLRTVYKHYQELAIPIILSGGIGLGVIFISLADGFNTDLFSYLFGSVSAVSRADLWTILIISILVIALVVLLYKELFLLSFDEEYARATGIAAKTLHFIFIVMVALVIAASMRIVGILLVSSLMTLPVAASIRFAKGFKQTIFYSILFGEVSVLGGLFLSYYLDLAPGGTIVMIAVLILVLAIWLKKRAATRSI; encoded by the coding sequence ATGATTAGCGGACTGTTGCAATATGAATTTTTGCAGAATGCTTTTTTGACTGGTATGATCATAGGCGTTATTGCTCCGCTTCTTGGTGTTTTTATCGTCGTCAGAAGACTTTCTCTTATAGCGGATGCCCTCAGTCATGTGACACTGGCGGGGATTGCGGCGAGTCTGCTGCTTGAGAAAAAATTCCTGATTTTCAGTGGGTTGAATCCTCTTTACATGGGAATGGCTTTTTCCGTTGGAGGCTCATTGTTCATTGAAAAGCTGCGTACAGTGTATAAACATTACCAGGAATTAGCGATTCCAATTATCCTTTCCGGGGGAATCGGTCTTGGAGTCATTTTCATTTCACTAGCTGACGGCTTCAATACAGATTTGTTCAGTTATTTATTCGGCAGCGTGAGCGCGGTAAGCAGGGCTGATTTATGGACTATCCTCATTATCAGCATCCTTGTCATAGCGCTTGTTGTGTTATTGTATAAAGAACTTTTCCTATTATCATTTGATGAGGAATATGCGAGGGCGACTGGTATTGCTGCAAAGACGCTCCACTTTATCTTCATTGTTATGGTGGCATTGGTGATCGCAGCATCAATGAGAATCGTGGGTATCTTGCTGGTCTCTTCCCTGATGACTCTGCCAGTTGCTGCGAGCATCCGTTTCGCGAAGGGATTCAAGCAAACCATCTTCTATTCCATCCTATTTGGTGAGGTATCAGTATTGGGCGGTTTATTCCTGTCCTATTATCTGGACCTTGCTCCAGGCGGCACGATTGTGATGATAGCAGTACTCATCCTTGTGCTGGCGATTTGGCTAAAAAAACGTGCAGCAACAAGATCCATCTAA
- a CDS encoding DUF4190 domain-containing protein, whose product MADQERKQRGTEYITEPKQDVITIRDARDEIYQEETATELYAPARDEHYQEMTAIAGPERDEHYQEMTAIAGPGRDEYYQEMTAIARPGQYQEETAAEIAAPAPPAINRRSEEESTTGGRGLAYSALALSILSLFILPVLFGAAGIVLGFMARRRGSAIGSWAIGIGTISILVGIFILPFF is encoded by the coding sequence GTGGCAGACCAAGAACGAAAACAGAGAGGTACCGAATATATCACTGAACCTAAGCAGGATGTCATCACGATCAGGGATGCGCGTGATGAAATATACCAGGAAGAAACAGCAACAGAACTGTATGCTCCTGCACGTGATGAACATTACCAGGAAATGACTGCGATAGCCGGACCTGAACGTGATGAACACTATCAGGAAATGACTGCAATCGCTGGACCTGGACGTGATGAGTACTATCAGGAGATGACAGCAATTGCCCGTCCTGGACAGTACCAGGAAGAAACAGCGGCTGAAATTGCTGCTCCTGCTCCACCTGCGATTAACAGAAGGTCAGAAGAGGAAAGTACAACTGGAGGACGAGGGCTTGCATACTCAGCTCTTGCTCTATCGATCTTGTCGCTGTTTATTTTACCTGTACTTTTTGGAGCAGCAGGGATTGTCCTTGGTTTCATGGCTCGCAGAAGAGGATCCGCTATCGGAAGCTGGGCCATAGGGATTGGGACAATCTCAATCTTAGTCGGTATCTTTATCCTGCCGTTCTTCTGA
- a CDS encoding 5' nucleotidase, NT5C type, which translates to MKKRFGIDIDGTVTCPTTFVPYLNEGFDLNITLDDIKQYDFMPLVSVSEKEFAAWFKKMEPVIYSKSPLAEGAKDILKSWENEHELYFISARGRHLLDLTKEWFSVNELKYHDIHLIGSHDKIEAARKYDVDIFFEDKHDNAVNLHEELSIPVILFNTPYNQEPIPDGVIRVNNWQEANEWVENWHKNS; encoded by the coding sequence ATGAAAAAACGTTTCGGCATAGATATTGACGGTACAGTCACTTGTCCCACTACATTTGTACCTTATTTAAATGAAGGATTCGATTTGAATATTACACTGGATGATATCAAGCAATATGATTTTATGCCCTTGGTATCGGTTTCCGAAAAAGAATTCGCAGCCTGGTTCAAAAAAATGGAACCTGTCATTTATTCTAAATCTCCTTTAGCAGAAGGAGCCAAGGATATACTAAAAAGCTGGGAGAATGAGCACGAACTATATTTTATCAGTGCAAGAGGCAGACATTTACTCGACCTGACGAAAGAATGGTTCTCCGTAAATGAACTTAAATATCATGACATCCACCTGATTGGCTCACATGATAAAATCGAGGCAGCCCGCAAATACGATGTGGATATATTTTTCGAAGATAAACATGATAATGCAGTAAACCTCCATGAAGAACTGAGTATCCCGGTGATTCTTTTCAACACTCCTTATAACCAGGAACCGATTCCTGATGGCGTGATTCGTGTCAACAATTGGCAGGAAGCGAATGAATGGGTAGAAAATTGGCACAAAAATAGTTAA
- a CDS encoding deoxyribonuclease IV, giving the protein MLIGSHVSMSGKKMLLAASEEAISYGANTFMIYTGAPQNTRRKKIEDLNIEAGRLHMEQNGIHEIVVHAPYIINIGNTQNPDTFDLGVRFLRSEIDRTEAIGARQIVLHPGAHVGAGTEEGIKKIIEGLNEVLTSDDKVQIALETMAGKGSECGKSFEELAMIMEGVTHNDKLSVCFDSCHTHDAGYPIVEDFDGVLNEFDKIVGLDRLKVLHINDSKNEVGMRKDRHENIGFGHIGFDALNYIVHHPQLAHVPKILETPYVGEDKNNKKAPYKHEIDMLRNKQFDENLLELIKNS; this is encoded by the coding sequence ATGTTAATTGGCTCACACGTTTCCATGAGCGGAAAAAAAATGCTGCTGGCAGCAAGTGAGGAAGCTATCTCTTATGGAGCAAATACCTTCATGATTTATACAGGGGCACCTCAGAATACTAGAAGAAAAAAAATTGAGGACCTGAATATAGAAGCAGGCCGCCTGCATATGGAGCAGAACGGCATTCATGAAATTGTCGTACATGCTCCTTATATCATCAACATTGGGAACACACAGAATCCTGATACCTTTGATTTAGGAGTAAGATTCCTGCGCAGCGAAATCGATCGCACAGAAGCAATCGGGGCTAGGCAAATCGTGCTCCATCCAGGTGCACATGTTGGGGCTGGCACAGAAGAGGGCATAAAAAAAATCATTGAAGGACTCAATGAGGTTCTGACAAGCGATGATAAGGTTCAAATCGCACTTGAAACGATGGCCGGAAAAGGTTCGGAGTGTGGAAAATCCTTTGAAGAACTTGCGATGATCATGGAAGGCGTCACCCATAATGACAAGCTGTCTGTCTGCTTTGATTCTTGCCATACACATGATGCCGGTTATCCAATCGTTGAAGATTTTGATGGTGTCCTGAATGAATTCGATAAGATCGTCGGTCTGGATCGATTAAAGGTGCTTCATATCAACGACAGCAAAAATGAAGTCGGGATGAGGAAGGACCGTCATGAGAATATCGGATTTGGCCATATCGGATTTGACGCGTTAAACTACATTGTCCACCATCCGCAATTGGCACATGTACCTAAAATTCTCGAAACCCCTTATGTTGGTGAGGACAAAAACAATAAAAAAGCGCCATACAAACATGAAATTGACATGTTGAGAAACAAACAATTCGATGAGAACTTGCTTGAACTCATCAAGAATAGCTAA
- a CDS encoding metal ABC transporter ATP-binding protein, whose amino-acid sequence MDSNKYIVQVQDLYYRYDKENVLENINLSIQKGSFLAIVGPNGSGKSTLLKLMLGLIKPQKGSISLFGHDISKFKEQHKIGFVSQKANSFNTGFPATVFEVVASGLTKKLGLFNFLKKSDHAKIKHAIESVGMGKFLDRNIGELSGGQQQRIFIARALVSEPELLILDEPTVGVDVQNVNSFYEMLETLNKEKGITLLLVTHDIGTISEKVTNVACLNKNMHFHGSAEEFEQMKINDVSEIYGHDVHVLTHDHHHHEGGHLHD is encoded by the coding sequence ATGGACTCTAATAAATACATCGTCCAGGTGCAGGATCTTTATTATCGATATGATAAAGAAAATGTTCTTGAGAATATAAATCTGTCTATTCAAAAGGGAAGTTTTTTAGCGATTGTTGGCCCCAATGGCTCAGGCAAGTCGACATTGCTTAAGCTGATGCTGGGATTGATCAAGCCGCAGAAAGGCTCCATCTCCCTGTTTGGACATGATATTAGCAAATTTAAGGAACAGCATAAAATTGGCTTCGTTTCTCAGAAGGCAAATTCTTTCAACACAGGCTTTCCTGCTACTGTATTTGAGGTCGTGGCCAGTGGGCTGACGAAGAAGCTAGGCCTTTTCAACTTTTTAAAGAAAAGTGATCATGCAAAAATAAAGCATGCTATCGAGTCGGTCGGGATGGGGAAATTTCTCGACAGGAATATTGGAGAGCTTTCTGGTGGCCAACAGCAACGGATTTTCATCGCAAGGGCTTTGGTCAGTGAGCCTGAACTCCTGATTTTGGATGAACCAACGGTAGGTGTGGACGTTCAAAACGTCAACTCTTTTTATGAAATGCTCGAAACACTTAATAAAGAGAAAGGGATCACTTTACTTTTGGTCACTCACGATATTGGTACGATTTCAGAAAAAGTCACGAATGTTGCCTGCCTGAATAAAAACATGCATTTCCATGGAAGTGCCGAGGAATTTGAACAAATGAAGATCAATGATGTTTCAGAGATTTATGGACATGATGTCCATGTCTTGACACACGATCATCATCATCACGAAGGAGGGCACCTTCATGATTAG
- a CDS encoding Fur family transcriptional regulator, whose protein sequence is MNVNEAMNLLKEQGYKHTGKREDMLQLFSDNDKYLTARDVLEQMKENYPGLSFDTIYRNLSVFAELGILEMTELSGEKHFRFTCSHKEHHHHFICLDCGKTKEIETCPMRNIEASFKGYDISGHKFEIYGRCPDCVQ, encoded by the coding sequence ATGAATGTGAATGAAGCAATGAACCTGTTGAAGGAACAGGGATACAAACATACCGGTAAACGTGAGGATATGCTCCAGCTGTTCTCTGATAATGACAAATATTTGACTGCGCGTGATGTACTTGAACAGATGAAGGAAAATTACCCGGGCCTAAGCTTCGATACCATCTACCGCAATTTGAGCGTGTTTGCTGAACTGGGGATTCTTGAAATGACAGAGCTATCTGGTGAAAAGCATTTCCGCTTCACCTGCTCTCACAAAGAGCATCATCATCACTTCATTTGTCTTGACTGCGGGAAAACGAAGGAAATTGAGACCTGTCCGATGAGGAATATCGAAGCAAGCTTCAAAGGCTATGATATATCGGGACATAAGTTCGAAATATATGGTCGATGCCCTGATTGCGTCCAATAA
- a CDS encoding 4-hydroxy-3-methylbut-2-enyl diphosphate reductase encodes MNVIKISPRGYCYGVVDAMVIARNAALDKSLPRPIYILGMIVHNKHVTDAFEEEGIITLDGNNRKEILEKVDGGTVIFTAHGISPEVRELAKEKGLVSIDATCPDVTNTHNLIREKEKEGFEVIYIGKKGHPEPEGAVGVAPGIVHLVETASDVEALNLQAEKLIVTNQTTMSQWDVADIMKSVKEKYPHAEVHREICMATQVRQEAVAEQAKEADVLIVVGDPKSNNSNRLAQVSEEIAGTKAYRIADITELDIEWVKDADTVAVTSGASTPTPITKEVITFLEQFDKENETTWMKEKKVPLHKILPKVKKTGANV; translated from the coding sequence ATGAATGTAATTAAAATATCGCCACGCGGATATTGCTATGGTGTTGTTGATGCCATGGTCATTGCACGCAATGCTGCATTGGATAAAAGCTTGCCGCGTCCAATATATATACTTGGTATGATTGTCCATAATAAGCATGTCACTGATGCATTTGAGGAAGAAGGCATCATTACATTAGATGGAAACAACCGCAAGGAAATCCTTGAAAAAGTTGATGGCGGAACAGTTATTTTTACAGCACACGGAATCTCACCTGAAGTCAGGGAGCTTGCCAAGGAAAAGGGGCTAGTCTCGATTGACGCGACATGTCCTGACGTGACAAACACCCATAACCTGATTAGGGAAAAAGAAAAGGAAGGTTTCGAGGTTATTTACATCGGCAAAAAAGGCCATCCCGAACCTGAAGGAGCAGTTGGTGTCGCACCAGGAATCGTTCATCTTGTGGAAACGGCATCGGATGTGGAAGCTTTAAATCTTCAAGCTGAAAAGTTGATTGTCACTAACCAGACAACGATGAGCCAGTGGGACGTTGCCGATATCATGAAAAGCGTGAAAGAAAAATATCCTCATGCAGAGGTCCACAGAGAAATCTGTATGGCAACACAGGTACGCCAGGAGGCAGTCGCGGAGCAGGCTAAGGAAGCAGATGTCCTTATTGTCGTTGGCGACCCGAAGAGCAATAATTCAAATCGTCTCGCTCAAGTATCCGAAGAAATAGCTGGTACAAAAGCATATCGGATTGCTGATATTACCGAGCTGGATATCGAATGGGTAAAGGATGCTGACACAGTCGCAGTCACTTCAGGAGCATCGACTCCTACTCCGATCACAAAAGAGGTCATTACTTTCCTCGAACAGTTTGATAAAGAAAACGAGACAACCTGGATGAAAGAGAAAAAAGTACCCCTTCATAAAATCCTTCCAAAGGTCAAGAAGACAGGGGCAAACGTATAA
- a CDS encoding DEAD/DEAH box helicase, with amino-acid sequence MSETKFKRYELKPFIIDAINKLGFYEPTEIQERLIPTVLKGDSAIGQSQTGTGKTHAYVLPIMDKLDPSRNEVQAVITAPTRELANQIYHEVLKIAEHAPEGEQITARCYIGGTDKQRTIEKLKTQPQIVIGTPGRINDLVQENALYVHTANILIVDEADLMLDMGFIEDIDQFASRMPEKIQMLVFSATIPEKLKPFLKKYMENPKYVQVDPKQATAEKIEHILLPARHRDKIGLVHSALLAFNPYLGIVFANTKKKADEIADGLIQKGLKVGRIHGDLSPRERKRVMKQIKDLEFQYLVATDLAARGIDIQGISHVINYELPTDLDFYIHRVGRTARAGSSGIALTIYEQRDEDALVRLEKMGIDFKNIDLKKGEFTEIEERNRRQNRKKKESAGEAKAKSLVSKPKKVKPGYKKKMKYEMDKIKKRENRIQKRNK; translated from the coding sequence ATGAGTGAAACAAAATTTAAACGTTATGAACTGAAGCCGTTCATTATAGATGCAATCAATAAACTAGGCTTTTACGAGCCGACTGAGATCCAGGAACGCCTGATCCCGACTGTGCTGAAAGGCGATAGCGCAATCGGTCAATCCCAGACAGGAACTGGAAAGACGCATGCCTATGTACTTCCAATCATGGACAAGCTAGATCCTTCCCGAAATGAAGTTCAGGCAGTGATCACTGCTCCAACACGTGAACTTGCAAATCAGATCTACCATGAAGTCTTAAAAATCGCTGAACACGCTCCGGAAGGCGAACAGATTACTGCCCGCTGCTATATTGGCGGAACGGACAAGCAAAGAACAATTGAAAAGCTTAAGACACAGCCGCAAATCGTTATAGGCACACCAGGAAGAATCAATGACCTTGTACAGGAAAACGCCTTGTACGTCCATACAGCCAATATTCTAATTGTTGATGAAGCAGATTTGATGCTTGATATGGGATTCATCGAGGACATTGACCAGTTTGCATCCCGCATGCCTGAAAAAATCCAAATGCTTGTTTTTTCAGCGACGATCCCTGAGAAATTAAAACCATTTTTGAAAAAATATATGGAAAATCCGAAATATGTTCAAGTCGATCCGAAACAGGCTACTGCAGAGAAGATAGAACATATCCTTCTGCCTGCAAGGCATCGGGATAAAATCGGGCTAGTTCACTCAGCTCTTCTTGCATTCAACCCTTATCTAGGAATTGTGTTTGCCAATACGAAGAAAAAGGCTGATGAGATTGCTGATGGTTTGATCCAAAAGGGACTGAAGGTTGGCCGTATCCATGGAGACCTGAGCCCGCGTGAACGTAAACGCGTCATGAAGCAAATCAAGGACCTGGAGTTCCAATATCTTGTGGCGACTGACCTTGCCGCCAGAGGAATCGATATCCAGGGAATCAGCCATGTGATCAACTATGAGCTGCCGACGGATCTTGATTTTTATATCCACAGGGTAGGAAGGACTGCACGAGCAGGTTCCTCAGGAATTGCTCTCACAATATATGAGCAGCGTGATGAAGATGCATTGGTGCGTCTCGAAAAAATGGGCATCGATTTTAAAAATATCGATTTGAAAAAAGGTGAGTTCACCGAAATTGAAGAGCGGAACAGACGCCAGAACAGAAAGAAGAAGGAAAGTGCAGGCGAGGCAAAGGCAAAGTCGCTCGTTTCCAAGCCTAAAAAGGTAAAACCAGGCTATAAAAAGAAGATGAAATATGAAATGGATAAGATTAAAAAACGTGAAAACCGTATCCAAAAAAGAAATAAATAA
- a CDS encoding DUF2624 domain-containing protein: MAIFENIINHKIGNITADELLKYAKQFNISITRPQAEKITGYLKGKKVNIFIDSERTALIKQIARITSPETAKEVNKLFVKFTK; the protein is encoded by the coding sequence TTGGCTATATTTGAAAATATCATTAATCACAAAATAGGCAACATTACGGCTGATGAACTGCTGAAGTATGCAAAACAATTCAACATCTCCATTACCAGGCCACAAGCAGAGAAAATCACCGGATACTTAAAAGGGAAAAAAGTGAACATCTTTATTGATTCAGAAAGAACTGCCCTCATCAAACAAATTGCCAGAATCACCAGCCCTGAAACAGCAAAAGAAGTCAACAAACTATTTGTTAAATTCACTAAATAA
- a CDS encoding YqfQ family protein produces MGQQQMYSNPFGPGPGPMMPQGQIPRMAGRNQRSRQGGGMLSKILGKGNNQRNGAAGLLSGGNPATRGAASGGGILKSLADPSALNGFLTNTQKVLSTAQQFGPMIQQYGPLVRNLPSMWKLYRGLKDLPDADEQTAETETNETETNEKAERKKKPQKNKKNGSSSPTHQKPVKKQSNNSGSSPKLFI; encoded by the coding sequence ATGGGTCAGCAACAGATGTATTCGAACCCATTCGGCCCTGGTCCTGGTCCCATGATGCCACAGGGCCAGATACCGCGGATGGCGGGCAGGAATCAGCGTTCAAGGCAAGGCGGCGGAATGCTTTCAAAAATACTCGGAAAAGGAAATAACCAGCGGAATGGTGCCGCAGGTTTGTTATCAGGGGGAAATCCAGCAACACGGGGGGCAGCATCAGGCGGTGGAATCCTGAAATCGCTCGCTGATCCATCTGCGTTGAATGGGTTTCTCACCAACACTCAAAAAGTTCTTAGCACAGCACAGCAATTCGGACCGATGATTCAGCAATACGGTCCACTTGTCCGAAATCTGCCTTCGATGTGGAAGTTGTACAGAGGATTGAAAGACCTCCCAGATGCTGATGAACAAACGGCTGAAACAGAAACGAATGAAACAGAGACGAATGAAAAGGCTGAAAGGAAGAAAAAACCACAAAAAAACAAAAAAAATGGTTCTAGTTCCCCAACACACCAAAAGCCTGTAAAAAAACAAAGCAATAACTCAGGTTCTTCTCCAAAACTGTTCATATAA